GAGGTGGACGCTTTCAACACCAACGAAGGGCCTCAGGAGGTTCTGGTAGATTTCCTCGGCTATGTAGGGCGTGAACGGCGCTATGAGCCTGAGGAGAACGTCGAAGACCTTCCATACTGTATAGTAGGCCGCTAATTTGTCCGGGTCGTCTCCCTCGACCCACATGCGCTTCCTGATGAGCCTGACGTACCACCTGCTGAGGTCTTCAACGACGAAGTTGTAGATTGCCCTCGTTGCCCTAGTCAGCCTGAAGGTCTCTATTCCTTCGGTGACATCCCCTATGAGCCCGTTCACCCTGCTGAGAATCCAGCGGTCTTCCTCACGGAAGGGAAGCTCCTCCGGGTTGAGCTTCGTCGGGTCGAAGTTATCGAGGCTCATGTAGGTGGCGCTGAGTACATACACGTTCCAGAGTATGTTCAACATGCGCTTAACCTGCGCCAGACCCTTCCAGCTGAAGCGAAGGTTCTCCCACGGGTTGGTTGCCCAGAGCATGTAAAAGCGGAACGGGTCCCTTCCTTCCCTCTGGACGACTTCCTCAGGCCTTATGATGTTCCCAAGGCTCTTGCTCATCTTGTCGCCCTTCTCATCTAGAACGTAGCCGTGCATTGCAACAGCCCTGTAGGGGACGGTGTCGAAGGCTATGACCGAGGCCGCTTGCTGGGAGTAGAACCACTTGGTTACCTGGTCTTCACCCTCAACTATAAAGTCCGCCGGCCAGAGCTTCTCGAAGAGCTCTTTGTTCCTCGGGTAGTCTAGCGAGGCCCAGCTGGCTATTCCGCTGTCGAACCACACATCCACGACGTCCTTTACCCTCTTCATCTCCTTGCCGTTGACCTTTATGATAAAGGCATCAACGTAGGGCCTGTGTAAATCCTCCGGGCCGAGCTTCTCCTCTATGACCTTTAGTTTCTCCTCGTAGCTTTCGGGTAGCTCTATCCTCTCGCCATTAACCTCTATCGCCACGCTCTTCTCAACAAGCTCCCTGAAGGAGCCAATGACGTATATCTCGCCGTCTTCGCTCTGCCATATCGGAAGCGGTATTCCCCAGTAGCGCTGTCTGCTTATGACCCAGTCGCCCGAGTTCATCACGCCGTTGTCATACCTAACTTTAACCCAGTCCGGGTACCATGTGACCTTCTCGTCGTTCTCCTTGATTATCTTGTCCTTGACCTTGCTGACCTTGAGGAACCACTGGTCTGTTGCGCGGAATATAAGCGGGGTCTTACAGCGCCAGCAGTGCGGGTACTTGTGCTCTATCTCACCGGCCTTCACGAGGTAGCCCTTCTCGCGAAGGTACTCGATTATCTCCCTGTCGGCGTCCTTGACGTAGGTTCCCTTCCACTTTCCTTCGGTGTACCTGCCTTGGTCGTCAACCGGACTGTAAACTGGTAGGCCGTACTTCTGTCCGACCTCAAAGTCCTCCTCACCGTGGCCGGGTGCCGTGTGAACCAGCCCGGTACCGTCCTCTAGCGTTACGTGCTCGCCGAGGATTACGCGGTGTGCCCACTTGTACTTCTCGCGGAACTCCTTTTGAGCTGGATACTCGTCCATTAAAATGTGGGTGTACCTTATTCCCTCGAGCTCCTCGCCCTTGAAGGTCTCGACGATTTCACCCTTAAGGCCAACCTCGGCAAGAACGCGCTCAACGAGGGCCTCCGCTATTATCCAGTACTCTTCTCCGTTCTCGGTTTCGACCCTGACTTTAGCGTACTCGTACTCGGGATGAACCGTGACAGCCAAGTTGGCCGGGAGCGTCCACGGCGTTGTAGTCCAGATGAGGAGGTACTCGTTATCTTTGCCCTCCACCGGGAACTTGACGTAAATGCTCGGGTCTTTCCTGAGCTTGTACTCGCCGCGAACTTCGTGTTCAGCTAAGGCAGTCTCACAGCGCGGGCACCAGTGGAGAACCCTCTTGTCCTTCTCCAAAAGCTCCTTCTCCCAGGCCTTCTTGAGTGTAAACCAGCCCGATTCGATGTACTCGTTCTTTATGGTCATGTAGGGGTTGTCCCAGTCCATCCATATGCCCAGTTGCTTGAACTGCTCTGTCATTATTTTCAGGTTGTTAAGTGCGAACTCCTTACACTTCTTGATGAAGTTGTCAACCCCTATCTTTGTCTCTATGTCCTTCTTGGTCTTTAAGCCAAGGGCCTGCTCGACCTTGACCTCTATTGGAAGGCCGTGCATGTCAAAACCCGGCTGTCTTCTCACGTTGTAGCCCTGCATTGTTCTAAAGCGGATTATCATGTCCTTGATTATCTTGTTCCATGCCGTGCCAAGGTGTATGGCACCGCTTACATAGGGCGGTCCGTCGAGGAAGTAGTACTTTGGGCCGTTCTGGCGGGAGGCCTTAACCTTCTCGTAGGTGTTGTTTTCCCTCCAAAAGCTCTCTATCTTCTCCTCAAGCTTCCCTGGGTTGTACTCCCTAAACTCTGGCTCCCTAATCATGGCAAAACCCTCCAGAAGTGAGAGTTAAGGCTAACCCAGAAGAGGGCTCAAGCCTCGAAACGGGCGGAGCGAAGGATAAAACACTCCCCCCTCATCGGTATCGGGCAAAGTTGGGAAGTTGGCTTATAAGGTTTTCTGCCAAGCCGTTTCGGTGGTGGCATGAGAATCGTGGTCGGTTCAATAAACCCGACGAAGGTTAGGGCAGTTGAAAACGTGATGAAGAGAATTTACGGCGACGTCGAGGTTTTGGGCGTTGAGGTCGAGAACCTCGCTCCGACCAGCCGGTTGGAATCGAAGAGATAACGCGGGGCGCAATAAACAGGGCGAGGAAAGCCTTGGAGAAGGGTGGAGC
Above is a genomic segment from Thermococcus sp. containing:
- the ileS gene encoding isoleucine--tRNA ligase yields the protein MIREPEFREYNPGKLEEKIESFWRENNTYEKVKASRQNGPKYYFLDGPPYVSGAIHLGTAWNKIIKDMIIRFRTMQGYNVRRQPGFDMHGLPIEVKVEQALGLKTKKDIETKIGVDNFIKKCKEFALNNLKIMTEQFKQLGIWMDWDNPYMTIKNEYIESGWFTLKKAWEKELLEKDKRVLHWCPRCETALAEHEVRGEYKLRKDPSIYVKFPVEGKDNEYLLIWTTTPWTLPANLAVTVHPEYEYAKVRVETENGEEYWIIAEALVERVLAEVGLKGEIVETFKGEELEGIRYTHILMDEYPAQKEFREKYKWAHRVILGEHVTLEDGTGLVHTAPGHGEEDFEVGQKYGLPVYSPVDDQGRYTEGKWKGTYVKDADREIIEYLREKGYLVKAGEIEHKYPHCWRCKTPLIFRATDQWFLKVSKVKDKIIKENDEKVTWYPDWVKVRYDNGVMNSGDWVISRQRYWGIPLPIWQSEDGEIYVIGSFRELVEKSVAIEVNGERIELPESYEEKLKVIEEKLGPEDLHRPYVDAFIIKVNGKEMKRVKDVVDVWFDSGIASWASLDYPRNKELFEKLWPADFIVEGEDQVTKWFYSQQAASVIAFDTVPYRAVAMHGYVLDEKGDKMSKSLGNIIRPEEVVQREGRDPFRFYMLWATNPWENLRFSWKGLAQVKRMLNILWNVYVLSATYMSLDNFDPTKLNPEELPFREEDRWILSRVNGLIGDVTEGIETFRLTRATRAIYNFVVEDLSRWYVRLIRKRMWVEGDDPDKLAAYYTVWKVFDVLLRLIAPFTPYIAEEIYQNLLRPFVGVESVHLLDWPKADEKAIDEELEREMEAVRKIVEAGSSARQRAKIKLRYPVRRIIIETEDETVKKAVERLNRLLKDQLNSKEVVVGRVERELVIKPNFAKVGPEFKGDAKLVIAWINEHGRELYEKGEIDVEIEGKTFHLTREHLTVEEKLPDFFVAEDFEGGRVFIDKTLTRELLAEGLAREFVRRIQEMRKRLDLDVNDRIRVTIETSEENRELLQENLDYIMRETRATEVVFGEAKGYVVEWPEVQAKIGIEKVEE